The genomic interval TTTAGGCGAAGAGCCCAACAAATGAATATCACATGaattagtttaaataaataaatatttattttattgtaaactGTAATTTGAGTGGGTGAGTGGCGGCTTGGTGGTAATGATGAAGTATAAAGTAGGGGTTGTTGAGTGGCACCATTAGCAAATCGATTCTCCataattatatgtaatataaatataagtataaatataaatccCAACCGTATCACACTCCTACCCACCACTTCTTTTCCTCTCttcccaaaaaaataaaataaattatgtattattaatatttttctaaataaaatggTATACCCAATTCCAACGGCAACGGCAACGGCGAGTGCCACCTTATTGACCCCGCCTTCTGTTCCTATACATTTCTCCTCCAAATTTAACGGCGCCGTTACTCCCAAACAAACGCAACTGAATCTATCCGTTAAGGCTCCCTTGAATAACAAATTAACGACTTCTCCTTACGGCGTTACCGACAAACTCAACGGCCTGGCCTCCGAATTCGGGTCACTATCGGAACCCATCGATCGAGTAAAAAGGCTATTACATTACGCATCTCTATTGCCTCCTCTAGACCGGTCCGAGCGGGTTCGAGAGAACCGGGTTGCGGGTTGTGCAACGGAGGTGTGGGTGGTTGCCCACATGGACCAAGGTAGGAAGATGAGATTCAAAGCAGACAGCGATTCGGAGATATCGAAGGGTTTCTGTTGGTGTCTTGTTTGGATGTTGGACGGTGCGGAGCCTGAGGAGGTTCTAACGGTGGATTTGTTGGGTATGAATGTGGGGTTCAATGTTCTCAATGCACGATCTAGGGTTAACACGTGGCATAATGTTTTCTTTGCCATGCAACAAGCTACTAAGGATTTAATTCTTCTCTCACGTTGCTAATGCTTTTCACCGCTCTCAAATGTCAAACCAATGTAACCGTATATTTTCTCCTCGTGACCTTTATTATTGTCGTCTTTGTAATCTAGTTTACGCGCATGTAATTTTATTGCAggtttttattgaatttaagtgAGTTTTCTGAAAATGTCCGTGCTAGCTTCATAATATAATGTCATTTTATTGAAGTTAGTATCATTTTAAATTACGGTACATTGCAGAccgtattttaaaatattacaataaaattattaagttgATTTAAACATAGCAGtttcattttagttttaatgACATAAATTGATTAAGACGTTTTGTCTTAACTAATCTCTATTGAAACTTAATATTACTATCTTTTTAGGGTATAGTAAtcaaaattaagaagaaaaaaaaattatatatatatagtggtGACTTGATCTCAAACAAAATTGGTATATATTTTATGGACTAAATTACATacgtggtcctttaacttaatttcacgtaatgttttaattctttatattttttttcccgacttggtcctttattttaattttaagtgacaatttgatattttatattttaaaatttcaacaatgttatccttttttatacaaaaattcaaaaaaatttcaaacaaaactcataaaattaattatattcttcaatataatacaaatttcatcaaattcgtaatacaaatcttcaaataaacttatattttcatactttatttgatattgttaggaataaatgactaaatcgaaagaaaaaaaaagataaaagactaaaacattaactgaaattaagttaagggaccataTGTAATATTTAGTCTATATTATGGTTATTGAGATTGTAGAAGATAAATATGATTTGTCAATATACTATAATAGGGAGATGgaaaaacattaaattgtttaataaaaaacattaaactgTGCCTTGCGTTAATGTGTATGACAATGACAGATTGATCGGTGGTGGTCAAGAACAAAGATGAATTCAATTTCGATTTCTTATGCTTTTGGCGTATGTGGGGCAGACCTTAACTatttaaactataaaatgaGGTGTTTATTACTCTTTTCTATTTATGTCATATAATTATGTTTGAAAAAGTTTTATGTGAAAATTAGTAGTTTATTCTATGATCCTAGAGATTTAAGCCTTATATTGCAACTAAATGGACTACAAAAAATACGAGTTATAAAATGATGTTCTCTCCTTCATCTTCAATGTTTACATAAAATGCCAAAAATTGTAAGGTTTAAAGAACATATCCATCCTACAAAATTGGTGTCCAAATTCAATCATATGCGAACTGCGGGTTTCTAGACAGAcccacatattttatttttaactaaaattattcttatacaaattaaaaaattaaaatatatcatttgaatttttaattaacttaatttatataaaaacaagAATAAATTGTACTTAAATACATGCTTCAATTTTCGGAATTGAGTTTAAAATTGTGATCAAAATAATTgagtttttttactaaaatttagTTGATATGTAgaagtgaaaataaaaattaaaagtcaataaataataaaaaaaaaggctaTTTGTTAATGGTAAGATTcagttatttttcaaaaaatatttgagtgtGCATGTATATACAAAATATTGCAATCAATACTAAATTgttattagaaaaatataaatcattaaataaaattagcaAGCAAATGTCTGCATAGTtgttagttgtttttttttttgttagacaTGACAACGGGGTGGGGTTGACGGTGGATTTTGTCTTCTGTACTCGGCATCCGATTAATCGAAGACAATATATACTCGCTCCTATTTCATAGCGGTTGTTAAATTTAGACACTATCTTCGCTTACAACGGGGTTCGGATTTTCCCGCTTACACTTGCATCCATTCatatgtataaaattataaatttaaaaattgtatctattataattaatataataaaataagtattattaaacaataataaaattaaaaagtattttttatagagataagattataatttttaatatttaaaaaaatattaagtatattcaatatgtatataaaatttaaaaattacaataatattatttgcgGGACGAGTTCGGTGTAGGTGCTAGGTGGATATCACCACCTCAAACCTGCCCCCGACCCGCATCCAATCAAAGCAGATTTTTCCTGCTCAAATCAAGATAGGTTCAGATAGGTACACGTAGGTGCGAATTATGTTGTTATCACTATTTTTCGTTAATATCATTTACTAACATTTCATTGTTAATagcaaaaaataacaaaatgcatataattttatttattattattttttatttaataattaatagtgttagaatttaaatgattttttttgttaatgcaGACTTATATGGCCTACTCCAAGTCCAATCGGGTTAGTCCACCACGGGCTCAGGCCTATGCGGATCATGCTAAAAAGATCTCTTACAATTCAGATTCAAACGCTCAGTGATTTTGCAAATCCACCATGAGTTTGTCCTATGCACAAAAAATTGCTATTAGAGTATTTGTTTTTCACGTTTAAGGATGTATACAAGGCAAGTTAGATTCAATatacaaattcaaaaaaaatgagATAATTCAAAGATTAGACGAGATTGATCTCAAGACAAATAatctaggtttttttttttttgaaaaaaaaaactaatttacaaGTAACTCATAGAAGTaaattatgaaaagaaaaaaaaaacttaaaacacAACAGAGCAAAGTTATTGAACataaaaaacttatattatAAGTTGTATATTTAAATCATGTCGAGCTTGACAAGTTATATAAGGTaggcaaaaattgaaaattatagaTTGATGCATATTTGAAGTCCATATTGATAACTGCCACACATATGGATGATAAGATATTCTATTCTGGTCAAATGTTGAATGTTGACACAATAATTGTTTTCCCTTTGCCACTTTATAAgacaattaatataaaataaaaaacgacTCCACTGGGGATCGAACCCAGAATCTCTGGTTCCGTAGACCAGCGCCTTATCCATTGGGCCATGGAGTCCTACACGTTAACAGTATTCTAACAGTTTACAAATTGGTATGCGAATGCTTTGAGCAGGACAACCCTATGAAAGACTTTGTGATGAGGTAGcctgtttattttatttttacagcaAAGTTGTCAAGTCATTAAAAATCATTCACATAAATAAATTTCCTAAAAATATAAGgatgaaaattatatttctgACTACTCTAAAACAATTGTTTAACACTCTTGAATATCAGTTATATTTCCTAACAATTGACCAATGCAGAATCGGAGTAAAATATAGAATGATTGGCCAAAATGGCATTGGACTAAACTATATATTAACCTCTAAAGGAAAACttttgcaaataaaaaaaaacctctaaagaaaaagaaaaaaaaaaaaaaacttctaaaGAGGGCCAAAACTACACATGCATCGTCATCAACTACATTCCATTCTTATATAAGAGAATGGCCTATATAATTATATGTCtcataaatataatttggtACCCGCTATGTCTGTTGTTGGCATTGGTCCAAAAGCTTTAAATTCTATGGACTCACTTGTTCGTGTACGCTCAAAATTAACAACCGCAGGTTGGAACTATTGTAAGATATATTTGTCTTTTCCTATAAGGTTAATTCAAATTTCTTTCAAATGTgtttacatttaattaatctCTTATTACATCTgatctattttatattaaatgtttCTTTTAAGGTTATTCACacataaaaaaatgattgaCGATATACATTTCTttgataaaatatgtttttggtatTTATATAAGAACCTTTACCACTAAAATAATGTAGTTAGTGTGATATGTTCTTTATagtctttatttatttttgcttcTTGATGGTGATTTTGAAGTGTATTTTAAACTTCAAAATTAAAAGGAATAAAGACCGACTATAAAGGGGTGTCAAACCAATAAAATAGGGTAGCATAGTTAAATAATGTATATGAAGtgttgatatttatttttttttaattttaaaaaataataaattttattttaactaactCACATAATTATGCAGTTTTAagtttaaatctaaaataaaacgTCTAACCtaacatatttattaattaaacaaaGAGTTCAGAAtgatgaaatattaattttatagtgtcataataactatttttttgcTTTTCACATTACATAAAAATGTTTATATGaaattcaactattttttttttctttttcaaatagtCATAATTAACCAGTGagtaaaaattattgaaacTAATAATTAAGCAAATGCATCTTGTGATGCTTAAATTTTAAGGTAGTGATTCGATTTAAGTGTTTTTGTAACACTTGGAGGTCTTTAAGTCATACAGCATATACCCATTACTTTTTTTAACACATTCCTTTGGAAAAATGCACATGTTACCTTTATAAGTATGACGTGGCCATTTAAAATAGCTTTTTTAACgaataataatatgtttttaaattaattttttgttaaaaaataaaaataataaaaaacatttatcgTCATTTTCCAACATTtcaccctaaacccaaaaatttttaaaaaagttacagaaaaac from Cicer arietinum cultivar CDC Frontier isolate Library 1 chromosome 5, Cicar.CDCFrontier_v2.0, whole genome shotgun sequence carries:
- the LOC101510817 gene encoding sufE-like protein 2, chloroplastic, translating into MVYPIPTATATASATLLTPPSVPIHFSSKFNGAVTPKQTQLNLSVKAPLNNKLTTSPYGVTDKLNGLASEFGSLSEPIDRVKRLLHYASLLPPLDRSERVRENRVAGCATEVWVVAHMDQGRKMRFKADSDSEISKGFCWCLVWMLDGAEPEEVLTVDLLGMNVGFNVLNARSRVNTWHNVFFAMQQATKDLILLSRC